The nucleotide sequence TGCCGCTTCCACCATACGAAGGAGATCCATCCTTCCACCCAAAAAATCATACTATATAAACCTTTCGGTAATAGTTACTTGGTGGTGGTAAACTAATTTAACTTGGTATCCAACCGAAAACTTTAAATATCAATTGAAATCTTAAGTTATCAAATGAAAACAAAAGATATCAAAACGAGGGTGAAAGAATACTTTTTCCTCCACCCCACCATAAAGTTGCGTGTGCGGCACATCGAACGGGAGCTCAAACTGCCGCTTCCTTCAGTTATCCGGTACACCAAAGAATTAGAACAAGAGCGTATTCTGAAGCGTACAGAAATAGCAAATATTACTCTCTATTCCGCAGACAGAACTTCTAAAAACTATCTTCTTGAAAAAAAGTTATTCAATATTCGCCAACTGCATACATCTGGGCTGCTTGATTTTCTCGTAGAAGAGCTTAGTAATCCACCGATTGCCGTATTTGGCTCCTATGCACGGGGAGAAGATACCGAACAGAGTGACATCGACCTCTATATTGAGACTCCTTCAAAAAAGAAAATCAACATAGAAAAATACGAAAAAATTCTCCAGCGAAAAATTCAGCTATTCATCTATAAAAATATCCACGAATTGAAAAACAAAGACCTTGCAAACAACATACTCAATGGAATAAGAATAAACGGCTTTATGGATGTATTCACATGAACGACGAAAGCACGTGGGAAGAATGTATCGAATCAAATGCCTCATTACAAGGTACGCCTGACCGGCCTAAAGTAACATCACTCATTGATACTGCCGCTGGAAGAGTGCAGTTTCTCACTGAAACGGGCATTAAAGAGAGCAATGCAAATTATGTTTTTGAAAATTATTATTCATCAGTGCTCGAACTGATGCACGCTCTTGTGCTTCTGTACGGCTATAAAGTGGGAAACCATATCTGTCTGGGCTACTATCTGCGGGATATTCTTCAAAGGCACGATCTTTTCAGGCTCTTTGATGGCTGCCGCTCGAAACGAAATTCATTGATCTATCACGGGCGGAAAATGGATTATGAAACAGCAAAATATGCCATTGAAAAGGCGAAACAACTTATTGTTGAACTAAATAAAATCTTAGATGTAGCTCTTGAAAAAACAGACCGACCTTCTTGAAATTTTAGAAAGCTACACATCAAAGAATTCCTTACACACCGCATCGGTCTGTTCCACCATGCGCTTCTCAAAGTCAGCCGTTGTTTCGCCTTCGTTTTTCTCTGCGGAAAATATGCCGAGCAGTTTTTTGGTCAGTTCCTTTTCCTCTTCCTTGCCTAACCCTTCAATAGGTATTTGACCGAGGTGCTCATTGATTGCTGATTCCTGAATCTGCTCAACGGTTTGTTCTGGCTTTCTTTTTATTTCCTCAAATTCCGGCGACGTGACTGCCGAGGTGTTTTTCATGACGAAAAAAGCACCGGTATGATACAGGTGTTCGATGATATCATTGAACCGGATGTCACTTAGTTTTCCTGCCCGTAGAGTGCCGGCAATACGAATGGTGATAATACAATTTCTGATGGTGCCGGCGTGTTCGCATGCAGCAATCTTTTTCCGCAGTTCCTCTTCGGTTGCTTCCGCACTTTGATGGTTGCACGAAATAGTTATGCTTTCTACCGGAACAACTTCAATTTGTTTCCACACAGCGCGTGTGGAGGTGCCGTCAAACGTGACAATATACATCCCTCCTCGCTTGAGTTCCTCGATCTCTTTGAAGTCACAGGGAAACGTCGGGCCAGGATAGGTAATAATTCCATAACCATTGGCTGTTTCATCGCGATGGAAAACCATATGCACATGGCCTCCGGCGTAATAGTTGAATCCACGCGGCAGCAAGGATACGGGCATTGATTCCTGCGCCTGATTGTTTTCTGGTTTGAATTCATTGAGCGCGCTGTGGAACATGAAAATGTGGTGACCTTGTTTTCCTTTTATTTCTTGTTCGAGAAATTCGCGGTCGAGTTGTTCATAAAAACTTTTTTCAAGCGTGCCGCGTTTTCCGAGCATACCTGTTATTCTTGTCCCTGTTTTTTGGTCAATAGTGAATGCAAGGCGTAATTTATTATCGACAATCGTACCTTTAACCACATTCACAAATAGTCCGGCTTCTTCCAGCACGTCAAGCATTGTTTTGCCGCTCGGTGAATGGTCATGGCTGCCGGAAATCATGTACACAAGAATATTTTTTTCCTTGAGCCTCTTCAGCTGGATGACGGCGGATTTTATTTTGTCAATCGGCGGAATGCTGGTATCAAAAAAATCGCCGGAGATGAGCACAAAATCAACGTTTTCTTGGACGCAGATATCAACTGCTTTGGTGAACGCAGCAACGCTCAACTGGCGCATTTTTTCATCACGCCAACTGCCGATGTGCGTGTCAGCAAGGTGGGCGAAGGTGAGCATGGTCTCACCCAAACCGCACGCCTTCAAAACTTTGTTGCATCTGCTTTTTCTCCTTTACCATCTCTGAAAAGAGTGGTATCTTTATCGGTATCGCAAACCGTGCGAACGTGCTGGTGATAATCGCTTCGCCTTTGTCGAGTGATGCAATCGTTCTATTATCTTCACTCAAGTCCTGCGCTGCGGATTCGATAATCGCCTGCCGTTCCGGCGCCATTTCCAGCCCCAAAATAATTTTGGTGTTCATGTTCGCAAGTATCGACCGGGGAATCAACGATGGAAGCTGGGTTATCGCAATAAGCCCGACGTTGAATTTTCGTCCTTCGCGGGCGATGGTGGAAAAAATATTGCTGCTTTTTTCCAAAATCTCTTTGCCGAGCACGCGCGGCGCTTCTTCAAGAATTATTGAAATGACTGGCTTGTCCTGAAGTATCCCTTTTGTTTTGTAATGGCGATACCGATCAAGCACTTCGTGCGCAATAATACTCCCGATAAGTATCTCCACAGCGCCGGAAAATAATGATGTGTCAATAATGACTTTTCCTCCCCGTTCCAATGCGTCGCCAATATCTTTCACTGTTGTTGCGCCTGCAGTCAAATCAAACACGCCATTGCAGAACAGTTGGTTTTGCTGGAACTCAAGATTGAGCATGCCGAGCATCCTGCGCTTAATGACACCGATGGTGCCTTCAAAGAACATTGGATATTTTGTTTTTTCCTCAAGCGGCTTTTCGAGAATGATTGCTTCTATCCACTGCCTGCCGTATTTTCTGAAGTAGGCGTCCATAGCTTCTCGTTGCGGTTGGCTCCAATCAATAACACCGTTGAAATGTGTCGGCCGGAGGGTTTCAAGATTTATTTTCAGCGTTCTGCCGCCGGGCGGCGGATACGGGGCGTAATACACCACGCGCTCACTTCTTTCATGGTCTTTCAGCCCGGGTCCGGTTCTGCCATAATATTCGTCGTGGGGATCCAGCACGAGAATGCCGCAGTAGTCCTTGTCAATGCTGTCCCAGAGCATGCACGAGGTCAGGTTGCTTTTTCCTCTTCCTGTTGTCGCTGCGATGAGCACATGATGGCTTAACACTTTGTCGCCGGGCAGAAAAATGTCTGCGTCAACCGTTTTTGACCCTGAACGGAGCCGCCCCATAAACAAGGCATTTTTTGGCTTGGTCAGAAATGAGACATCGTCTTTCGTGAGCGTGCGTATTTTCGCGAGAAATGGTGGCAGTGTTTTGCTCAAGCACGGCTCATTGTTCGTAAGCGTGAGCACATTTTTCAGCAGTGCGAGTGTGTATGCGCGGACGTTTGCGTCCATAATATCTGCGGGCACGTTTTCTTCCAGCTCAAGGCCGGAAATCAGCTCGAGATTTTGCTGGCTTATCTGGCTGCCGTAAAATAAGCCGTAGGCCTGAAGAAGCATTTTTTCATTCGGCCACGCCGGATGCTCGGCAACCATCAGTTCACCGAGCTCAATCTGCTCCCCTGCTTTTTGGCGTGCAACAATTCGGCCGACTTCGCCGGAAATCACCTGTGCCTTGACGCTCTGTTCTCCCATACGGGTGCTGCTTGTTTGTCGCAATAAAAAGATTGTTGGTGAGTACTACCTATTATACATACACAGTAAATTATCTTCTTATGTATAACTAAACCTGAACATATACAGAAAAAAATAACTAAAAACAGTAAAAATGATAATATTTATAAACAAATAAAGTAAACAAAAGGCCATTGGCGCGGAATACAGGAAAAGCGGAGAGTAGCACTGCTTCTGATGTAAACACCCTGCTCCTCCATGACCTCTTTTCCCACTTTCTCAAGTTGATGAAGGATCAGGGTATGTCGTATGGCCAACTCTCCCAGTTGTACAATGCCGAAGAAACGTCCGTTCCTGTTGAAATTTTCGCGAAAAAGTTGAGCCCTTCAGAAGCCGTGTGCAAGTTCCTCAAGGAAAACCGCAACAAATCCTTCCATGAGATTGCTGTTCTTCTCCAGCGCGACGATCGCAGCGTCTGGACGAGCTATACTCGTGCGGTACACAAACAAAAATCCTTGTTTATTATTTCCCAGCCATCTCCCACGATTCCGCTTTCTGTTCTCGCGAACCGCCAATTTAGTTTCCTTGAATCTGTTATTCTTCATCTCGCTCAAACCATGAAACCAATGGCCATTGCCCGGCTGCTGCACCGTTCCGCGCCAATTATTTACACGGTGCTTAGCCGCGCACGCCAGAAAAAGGAGGATACATGAACATTACCGACGTAAGCTGGATGGAGAAACCACAGCGCAGTCGTGGTAGTTCGAACTATCTTGTGCTCGCGTGCATTCTGCTTGCGCTCCTCGCGGTTGGGTACATTAGTGAGCATCCCTCTTCGATTACGGGTTTCGCGGTGTTCGAGTATGGCGCCGTGAATATGAGCATTGACTTTGGCCAGCAAAAAATCCCCCTCGGCGCCAGCGTCGAGCTCACGCTCAACGGCCAGAAATATGAGAAAAATTTGATTAGCATTCTCGGGCCGCCGTATGAAATCACTTCGGGCAATGCAACCATCTACGGTTGGGACGCCGATGTGGTGGTGCCGCTGGAAACCTTTGATGCCGTTCGCACACTTCCCGCCGGCAGCTACACCGTTGATGTCGTGCTTGCGTACA is from Candidatus Woesearchaeota archaeon and encodes:
- a CDS encoding nucleotidyltransferase domain-containing protein, with the protein product MKTKDIKTRVKEYFFLHPTIKLRVRHIERELKLPLPSVIRYTKELEQERILKRTEIANITLYSADRTSKNYLLEKKLFNIRQLHTSGLLDFLVEELSNPPIAVFGSYARGEDTEQSDIDLYIETPSKKKINIEKYEKILQRKIQLFIYKNIHELKNKDLANNILNGIRINGFMDVFT
- a CDS encoding exonuclease SbcCD subunit D; the protein is MLTFAHLADTHIGSWRDEKMRQLSVAAFTKAVDICVQENVDFVLISGDFFDTSIPPIDKIKSAVIQLKRLKEKNILVYMISGSHDHSPSGKTMLDVLEEAGLFVNVVKGTIVDNKLRLAFTIDQKTGTRITGMLGKRGTLEKSFYEQLDREFLEQEIKGKQGHHIFMFHSALNEFKPENNQAQESMPVSLLPRGFNYYAGGHVHMVFHRDETANGYGIITYPGPTFPCDFKEIEELKRGGMYIVTFDGTSTRAVWKQIEVVPVESITISCNHQSAEATEEELRKKIAACEHAGTIRNCIITIRIAGTLRAGKLSDIRFNDIIEHLYHTGAFFVMKNTSAVTSPEFEEIKRKPEQTVEQIQESAINEHLGQIPIEGLGKEEEKELTKKLLGIFSAEKNEGETTADFEKRMVEQTDAVCKEFFDV
- a CDS encoding ATP-binding protein — its product is MGEQSVKAQVISGEVGRIVARQKAGEQIELGELMVAEHPAWPNEKMLLQAYGLFYGSQISQQNLELISGLELEENVPADIMDANVRAYTLALLKNVLTLTNNEPCLSKTLPPFLAKIRTLTKDDVSFLTKPKNALFMGRLRSGSKTVDADIFLPGDKVLSHHVLIAATTGRGKSNLTSCMLWDSIDKDYCGILVLDPHDEYYGRTGPGLKDHERSERVVYYAPYPPPGGRTLKINLETLRPTHFNGVIDWSQPQREAMDAYFRKYGRQWIEAIILEKPLEEKTKYPMFFEGTIGVIKRRMLGMLNLEFQQNQLFCNGVFDLTAGATTVKDIGDALERGGKVIIDTSLFSGAVEILIGSIIAHEVLDRYRHYKTKGILQDKPVISIILEEAPRVLGKEILEKSSNIFSTIAREGRKFNVGLIAITQLPSLIPRSILANMNTKIILGLEMAPERQAIIESAAQDLSEDNRTIASLDKGEAIITSTFARFAIPIKIPLFSEMVKEKKQMQQSFEGVRFG